In the genome of Balneola sp., one region contains:
- a CDS encoding RNA polymerase sigma-70 factor, whose amino-acid sequence MNIYVLYLLFLLAIKKGDENDDPQLLLAIKKGDHQAFKKFFERHHSYLFHFLLKKGVSEQQAEDLVQQAFVYIWEKRAQIDETKSLKAFLFRIAYTRMLNVFRDTAKFDENADIATEEGSEDVQARLEAKELGEIIENSIGSMPEKRQAVFRLCFIQEFTYKEAAETLQVSVKTIENHMGLALKELRGKLEKFR is encoded by the coding sequence ATGAATATTTACGTGCTGTATCTACTATTTCTTCTCGCTATAAAAAAGGGAGACGAAAATGACGACCCCCAGCTATTATTAGCCATAAAAAAAGGTGATCATCAAGCATTTAAGAAGTTTTTTGAACGTCATCACTCCTACCTATTTCATTTCTTATTAAAAAAGGGAGTTTCCGAACAACAAGCTGAAGACCTGGTTCAACAGGCATTTGTATATATATGGGAAAAAAGAGCCCAAATTGATGAAACCAAATCATTAAAAGCATTTCTTTTCCGGATTGCCTATACCAGAATGCTCAATGTGTTCCGGGATACTGCTAAGTTTGATGAGAATGCAGATATAGCTACTGAAGAAGGCAGCGAAGATGTACAAGCCAGGCTTGAGGCAAAAGAGCTGGGAGAAATCATCGAAAATTCTATCGGGTCTATGCCTGAAAAAAGACAAGCTGTATTCCGACTCTGTTTTATTCAGGAATTCACCTACAAAGAAGCCGCAGAAACCTTACAGGTATCGGTTAAAACTATAGAAAACCATATGGGACTTGCTCTTAAAGAGCTAAGAGGGAAGTTGGAGAAATTTCGATAG
- a CDS encoding ATP-binding cassette domain-containing protein gives MSEKEADKRGLKSLKETLVSIFALSKPYRKRFYFATVVVLIGSGIWLSVPLGLRELLDAVFEQGNDQLLNLLAIGLMVLFVLQAAFTFMGNYHLEWVGERVVTDLRKKVYEHLHKLGFRFFAERRLGEITSRLTNDVGSIRTALTDSLPQLLTISFSLIGSVSLMVVLNWRLSAVIFATVPFVTIATRYFGQKIRKLSRGIQDELADSTAVAEDALGAVRLVKAFVREDYEVNRYSTAIEKLFKTVRRKVVLTQFFWSGVGIMFMSTLVIIFWYGGKEVLADRLTAGDLVAFIIYALNISRSISQTSRLYTAVNTAAGASERIFELLEEIPEIEDKEGALPLAEIEGSISVQDLSFAYEDERVILNKLSFEVEAGQTIALVGPSGAGKTTLLNLLPRFYDPQRGDIKVDGHSIKEVQVKSLRDHISIVPQEVHLFGTSIKENIQYGNLEASDEEIIEAAKDANAHEFINEIPEAYDALIGEKGVKLSGGQRQRLAIARAILKDPKILLLDEATSSLDSESEAQVQDALYRLMKGRTTFVIAHRLSTIQNADRILVLDKGKIVEDGTHQELLAKGGLYSHLYELQFRDLDMV, from the coding sequence ATGTCAGAAAAAGAAGCAGATAAGCGAGGACTTAAAAGTCTCAAAGAAACTCTTGTTAGTATTTTTGCCCTGAGCAAGCCCTATCGAAAGCGATTCTATTTTGCTACCGTTGTAGTGCTAATTGGTTCGGGGATTTGGTTGTCAGTGCCTCTAGGTTTACGAGAATTATTGGATGCTGTTTTTGAACAAGGAAATGATCAGCTATTAAACTTGTTAGCCATTGGCTTAATGGTGCTCTTTGTATTGCAAGCGGCTTTTACCTTTATGGGTAATTATCACCTGGAATGGGTAGGGGAAAGGGTAGTAACTGATCTAAGGAAAAAAGTTTATGAGCATCTACATAAACTTGGGTTTCGCTTTTTTGCAGAACGAAGACTAGGTGAGATTACTTCTCGATTGACTAATGATGTGGGTTCAATTCGAACGGCACTAACTGACTCACTCCCTCAGCTACTTACTATTTCCTTTTCACTTATCGGTTCCGTTTCTCTGATGGTGGTTCTAAACTGGCGTTTAAGTGCTGTAATTTTTGCTACGGTTCCTTTTGTAACTATTGCGACCCGGTACTTTGGTCAAAAAATCAGAAAGCTTTCAAGAGGTATTCAGGATGAATTAGCCGATTCAACGGCAGTAGCTGAGGATGCTCTTGGCGCAGTAAGGTTGGTTAAGGCATTTGTAAGAGAAGATTATGAAGTAAATCGCTATTCCACTGCTATTGAGAAGTTATTCAAAACAGTGAGAAGGAAAGTGGTTCTGACCCAGTTTTTCTGGTCAGGAGTTGGGATCATGTTTATGAGTACTTTGGTAATCATTTTTTGGTACGGTGGTAAAGAAGTACTTGCAGATCGTTTAACTGCCGGAGATTTAGTTGCCTTCATTATCTATGCATTGAATATTTCCCGTTCGATCTCTCAAACATCAAGATTATATACTGCAGTAAATACTGCCGCAGGTGCTTCGGAAAGAATTTTTGAATTATTAGAGGAAATTCCTGAAATCGAAGATAAAGAAGGTGCATTACCACTTGCTGAGATAGAAGGAAGTATTTCAGTACAAGACCTCTCATTTGCCTATGAAGACGAGCGGGTCATTTTGAATAAGCTCTCATTTGAGGTAGAAGCAGGTCAAACGATCGCTTTAGTAGGGCCAAGTGGAGCAGGAAAGACCACTCTATTAAATCTTTTACCTCGATTTTATGATCCTCAACGAGGAGATATAAAAGTGGATGGTCATTCTATAAAAGAGGTACAGGTGAAGTCTTTGAGAGACCATATTTCTATTGTTCCTCAAGAGGTACATTTATTTGGAACCAGCATTAAAGAGAATATTCAATACGGAAACCTAGAAGCTAGTGATGAGGAGATTATTGAAGCTGCCAAAGATGCAAATGCCCATGAGTTTATAAACGAAATTCCGGAAGCATATGATGCTTTAATTGGGGAGAAGGGAGTTAAGTTGAGTGGAGGGCAGCGTCAACGGTTGGCAATAGCCCGTGCAATTCTCAAAGATCCTAAGATCTTATTATTAGATGAAGCTACTTCTTCGCTCGATTCTGAGTCTGAAGCCCAGGTACAGGATGCATTATATCGTCTAATGAAAGGTAGAACTACATTTGTAATTGCCCATCGTTTGAGCACAATTCAGAATGCTGATCGAATCTTAGTTCTCGATAAAGGAAAGATAGTCGAAGATGGTACGCATCAAGAGCTATTAGCAAAAGGTGGCTTATACAGCCACCTATATGAATTACAGTTCCGTGATTTGGATATGGTTTAG
- a CDS encoding NfeD family protein, whose product MDGDTLTWIFVIGGIILMALEFLLPSGAAVILGFSGLLVGIARFIGILDDPVTATLAWVGISTILTILTLPVLKKYFGGESSFKVADEDFEAMDQIVDVVEPINDETNEGRIRFQGISWQARSLEGEIPAGTQVRIVYRDNTTWIVEPVDKLNPPQAQKLKQSN is encoded by the coding sequence ATGGACGGAGATACCCTAACCTGGATTTTTGTGATTGGTGGAATCATACTCATGGCCTTGGAATTCTTACTTCCCAGCGGTGCAGCAGTGATTCTTGGCTTTAGTGGGCTGCTTGTTGGTATTGCTCGTTTTATAGGGATTCTAGATGATCCTGTCACTGCAACTTTGGCATGGGTAGGTATTTCCACTATTCTTACCATTCTAACCCTTCCAGTACTTAAAAAATATTTTGGCGGAGAAAGTAGCTTTAAAGTAGCTGATGAGGACTTTGAAGCTATGGATCAAATTGTTGATGTAGTAGAACCAATAAATGATGAAACCAATGAAGGTAGAATCCGTTTCCAAGGAATCTCCTGGCAGGCTCGTTCTTTGGAAGGAGAAATTCCTGCCGGTACTCAGGTTCGTATTGTATATAGGGATAATACAACCTGGATTGTAGAACCCGTGGATAAATTGAATCCACCACAGGCACAAAAACTTAAACAATCAAACTAG
- a CDS encoding paraslipin, which translates to MEFWEIVDTVSFGLVMAFGLFILYKIAKSFRLVPNQYAYIVERLGNYQKTLGPGFHALVPFFDKVVYKQDLREETIEVEPQECFTKDNVKVEVDGVIYLSVVDPVNASYGVTNYRYAAIQLAQTTTRSVIGLMDLDETFEERARMSREVVSVLSEMELPWGIKVHRYEIKNIMTPRTVQNAMERQMTAERDRRAVIAKSEGVKGSKVNDAEGVKAEIINISEAEMQRRINEAEGLAQEIEALAEATAVSIEKIAEALSQPKGAEAMQLRLAEKYLGKLKGLGRDENQIILPQDISNYEEVMKGLSLNELNKINKK; encoded by the coding sequence ATGGAATTTTGGGAAATCGTAGATACTGTTAGTTTTGGTTTAGTAATGGCTTTTGGGCTTTTTATTCTATACAAAATAGCCAAGTCATTTAGACTCGTACCAAACCAATACGCCTATATTGTAGAACGACTTGGAAACTACCAAAAAACACTTGGCCCTGGTTTTCATGCGCTCGTTCCCTTTTTTGATAAAGTCGTATATAAGCAAGATCTCCGTGAAGAGACTATCGAGGTAGAACCTCAAGAATGCTTCACCAAAGACAATGTGAAGGTTGAAGTAGATGGCGTGATCTATTTAAGTGTTGTTGACCCTGTAAACGCCAGCTATGGAGTTACTAATTACAGGTATGCTGCTATCCAGCTTGCTCAAACTACTACCCGATCTGTAATCGGGCTTATGGATTTGGATGAGACTTTTGAAGAAAGAGCAAGAATGAGTAGAGAAGTGGTTTCAGTTCTGAGTGAGATGGAATTACCCTGGGGAATTAAGGTTCACCGCTACGAGATTAAAAATATTATGACTCCTCGTACTGTTCAGAATGCCATGGAGCGGCAAATGACTGCTGAAAGGGATCGTCGAGCTGTTATTGCAAAGTCTGAAGGGGTCAAAGGCTCCAAGGTGAATGACGCTGAAGGTGTAAAAGCGGAGATCATTAATATTTCTGAAGCGGAAATGCAGCGAAGAATTAATGAAGCCGAAGGTTTAGCCCAAGAAATTGAGGCCTTGGCAGAAGCAACAGCAGTATCGATTGAAAAAATTGCAGAAGCATTGTCTCAACCCAAAGGTGCAGAAGCGATGCAGCTTCGACTTGCTGAAAAGTATCTTGGTAAACTTAAAGGCCTGGGTCGCGATGAGAACCAAATTATTCTTCCTCAGGATATTTCCAATTATGAGGAAGTAATGAAGGGTTTATCTCTGAATGAATTGAATAAGATTAATAAGAAGTGA
- a CDS encoding paraslipin: MFWTGTLITLLVLYFLITRLFIIVEFREEVIQERLGKFKKNLKPGFHFLIPLVDRPAYSREMREQVLDVPSQTCITNDNIEVAVDGLVYIKVMDAYKASYGISNYQAAAINLAQTTMRSEIGKITLDDTFSEREMMNENIVREIDKAADPWGIKVLRYEIKNIRPSNEIVDTMEKQMEAEREKRAEIVHSEGFRQARINESEGEQQSQVLVSEASRQKRINEALGKAKEIELVATATANGIQRIAEAMQKPGGDLAVKTKLVEQYIDEFGKIIQTSKISVLPTETANLKTFFEGVTAVSSNIKDQEGDK, from the coding sequence ATGTTTTGGACAGGAACTTTGATCACATTGTTGGTCCTATACTTCTTAATCACAAGGCTATTTATCATTGTTGAATTTCGTGAGGAGGTAATTCAGGAACGGTTAGGGAAATTCAAAAAAAATCTCAAACCAGGCTTTCATTTTCTGATCCCACTTGTTGATCGACCAGCTTACAGCCGCGAAATGAGAGAACAGGTATTAGATGTTCCAAGCCAAACCTGTATTACTAATGACAATATCGAGGTAGCCGTAGATGGATTGGTTTATATCAAAGTGATGGATGCATATAAAGCCAGTTATGGGATTTCCAATTATCAAGCCGCAGCCATCAATCTTGCTCAAACGACAATGAGAAGTGAAATTGGTAAAATTACACTGGATGATACCTTCTCCGAAAGGGAAATGATGAATGAAAATATCGTTCGGGAAATTGATAAGGCTGCCGACCCGTGGGGAATCAAAGTTTTGAGATATGAGATTAAAAATATCCGCCCTTCCAATGAGATTGTTGATACCATGGAAAAGCAGATGGAAGCAGAGCGTGAAAAAAGAGCTGAGATTGTACACTCCGAAGGTTTCAGGCAGGCCAGAATTAATGAATCGGAAGGTGAACAGCAAAGCCAGGTTCTTGTTTCTGAGGCAAGCAGACAGAAAAGAATCAATGAAGCACTGGGTAAAGCCAAAGAGATTGAATTGGTGGCCACAGCTACCGCAAATGGCATTCAGCGAATAGCAGAGGCCATGCAAAAGCCTGGTGGAGATTTAGCGGTTAAAACTAAACTGGTAGAACAATACATCGACGAGTTTGGAAAAATTATACAGACTTCCAAAATCTCTGTGCTTCCAACCGAAACCGCGAACCTCAAAACCTTTTTTGAAGGGGTAACTGCTGTAAGTTCGAACATCAAAGATCAGGAAGGAGACAAATAA
- a CDS encoding TonB-dependent receptor, which yields MVSISRIYGPLLVVLALLQGSVNAQTFSYSNKPFLSVISDIERQTPYRFLYREALVSDIKITLTAEEDNLMEVLSENLQLRNIGLKIDKERFQALVYSTSGKQKDQKISISGFILDSKTGERLPYSTISWRDEGKLYGTSSTPNGTFHIEAVSNAKNLTFLVSFVGYEPQRLNLSFDEITNWANISIRLEPEPFSGSEILIQGINFYTASDSVLSSLVKVGTFNPLGENNSVRSLQSLPSVSMSSAVNNGINIRGSAADGFQVLLDGQTIYHQSHLFGLLDAMNPDALKTSGFYYDITPAQFQAPLGGTLSLITRTGSLNRVSGSAGFSNTATKATLEGPLAKGKASWLFSGRISHMDELNWFNNQGLIEYGLDVQRPAKVVLPEQVNENLITDVRLNTFDIQNTDARFYDLHSKIYVENARGGQLTLSGYIGSDESSQSYFRDEVDIQNLYETINDWNSQTASASFNTILSDNTFSETSVGISSYGSEYSKGDFEYQIRRGQNDNGPNENSSFLGTLNLENSLQEFSAKQNFHSSLGGITMDYGINYSDFDVEYVERSLTRQSFRSRRTSQLVDVFHQLDINSISPVQLRIGNRVHYFSNGRYLRWSPRIKAEFEIDEPLTVSLGYSKNHQFINRLQFYNINSSDFWILSNEDQAPSSVNYYSAAIRSRYFTRLYIQAEAYIKDYDNLRFHELNSNRISSSFRTTDSPWFFENEGIGRGVEFFVKSTFSKITLSSAYTLSSIELRNPRINDGEYFYADWDRRHQFSFAGELDISRAFDFYLAWTYGSGTPDRLNDQIEEDEPRLPYYSRFDASLNYNVELNKGSLRTSFSVYNLLNRNNPWYSEIRQITIEARNRRDSIGSSRTDIYDLGIQPSFNIAFYF from the coding sequence ATGGTTTCCATTTCCCGGATTTACGGACCTCTATTAGTCGTATTGGCATTACTCCAGGGAAGTGTTAATGCGCAAACATTCTCGTATTCGAACAAGCCTTTTCTATCAGTTATCTCCGATATAGAGCGCCAAACTCCCTATCGGTTTTTATATCGTGAAGCACTGGTTTCAGATATTAAAATTACCTTAACGGCAGAAGAAGACAACCTGATGGAGGTACTATCAGAAAACCTTCAACTTAGAAATATTGGGCTTAAAATTGACAAAGAGCGATTTCAGGCTCTAGTTTATTCTACATCCGGGAAACAAAAAGACCAAAAGATTTCAATCTCCGGTTTTATCCTGGATAGTAAAACCGGAGAACGCCTCCCCTATTCTACCATTTCATGGAGGGATGAAGGCAAACTATATGGAACGTCAAGTACTCCTAATGGAACTTTTCATATTGAAGCAGTTTCCAATGCAAAAAATCTCACTTTCCTGGTTTCTTTTGTGGGGTATGAACCTCAACGTCTGAACTTATCTTTTGATGAAATAACTAACTGGGCGAATATATCCATCCGCTTAGAACCAGAACCTTTTAGTGGATCTGAGATTCTTATACAAGGAATCAATTTTTATACTGCATCCGATTCTGTATTAAGTAGCCTGGTTAAAGTTGGCACATTTAATCCTCTCGGTGAGAATAATTCTGTGCGATCTCTACAATCATTACCTTCTGTTTCAATGAGCTCTGCTGTTAATAATGGAATAAATATCAGGGGAAGCGCTGCTGATGGTTTCCAGGTATTGCTTGACGGTCAAACTATATATCATCAGAGCCATCTATTTGGACTCTTAGATGCAATGAATCCGGATGCACTCAAAACAAGTGGGTTTTATTATGATATTACCCCAGCTCAATTTCAGGCTCCATTAGGAGGAACTCTTTCATTAATTACACGAACCGGATCGTTAAACAGAGTTTCAGGATCGGCTGGTTTCAGTAATACTGCCACCAAGGCCACACTTGAAGGACCTTTAGCTAAAGGTAAAGCCAGTTGGTTATTTTCAGGAAGAATCTCTCATATGGACGAGTTGAATTGGTTTAATAACCAGGGATTGATTGAATATGGCCTGGATGTACAGCGCCCTGCGAAAGTCGTACTTCCGGAACAAGTCAATGAAAATCTTATCACAGACGTTCGTCTTAATACCTTTGACATACAGAATACGGATGCACGTTTTTATGATTTACACAGTAAGATTTATGTCGAAAACGCAAGAGGAGGACAGCTAACATTGAGTGGATATATTGGCTCTGATGAATCTTCACAAAGCTATTTTCGGGATGAAGTAGATATACAGAACCTTTATGAAACAATAAATGACTGGAACTCACAAACTGCCTCTGCTTCATTTAATACCATCCTTTCGGATAATACTTTTTCTGAAACCAGCGTAGGTATTAGTAGTTATGGGAGCGAATATTCCAAAGGTGATTTTGAATACCAGATCAGAAGGGGACAAAATGATAATGGCCCAAATGAAAACTCTAGTTTCCTTGGCACCCTTAATCTTGAGAACTCACTTCAGGAATTTTCTGCAAAACAAAATTTCCATTCTTCACTAGGTGGAATAACTATGGATTATGGTATCAACTATAGTGATTTTGATGTAGAATATGTAGAAAGAAGCCTTACTCGCCAATCATTTAGAAGCAGGCGAACCAGTCAACTGGTCGATGTCTTCCATCAGCTAGACATCAATTCTATATCACCTGTACAATTAAGAATTGGTAATAGGGTACATTATTTTAGTAATGGCAGATATTTGCGTTGGTCTCCCAGGATTAAAGCTGAGTTTGAAATTGATGAACCCCTTACTGTTAGCCTTGGTTACAGTAAAAATCATCAGTTCATAAATCGATTGCAGTTTTATAATATCAATAGTTCCGACTTCTGGATTTTGAGTAATGAAGATCAGGCACCTTCTTCTGTGAACTATTATTCCGCAGCAATCCGCTCCAGATATTTCACTAGGTTATATATACAGGCAGAAGCCTATATAAAGGATTATGACAACTTGAGGTTTCACGAATTGAATTCTAACCGTATCTCAAGCTCCTTTCGAACTACCGATTCTCCCTGGTTTTTTGAAAACGAAGGCATAGGAAGAGGTGTAGAATTCTTTGTTAAAAGTACTTTTTCTAAAATCACACTGAGCTCGGCTTATACATTATCCTCTATCGAACTAAGAAACCCTCGTATTAATGATGGTGAATATTTTTATGCAGATTGGGATCGAAGACATCAATTCTCATTTGCCGGTGAATTAGATATCTCAAGAGCTTTTGATTTTTACCTGGCTTGGACTTACGGAAGCGGTACTCCGGATCGATTAAATGATCAAATAGAAGAAGACGAACCAAGACTCCCCTATTATTCAAGGTTTGATGCTTCCTTAAATTATAATGTCGAACTAAATAAAGGATCACTTAGAACTTCGTTTTCAGTATATAATTTGTTGAATAGAAATAACCCGTGGTATTCCGAAATACGCCAAATTACCATCGAAGCGAGAAATCGTAGAGATTCTATAGGGTCGTCCAGAACCGATATTTATGACTTAGGTATTCAGCCTTCTTTTAATATTGCCTTTTACTTTTAA
- a CDS encoding DUF2911 domain-containing protein, translated as MKKFLFTPTLLLFFCTMISYAQLPVSLELPRSSPKESRSITIGYTTITLEYSSVGIKDREIWGGLVPFDRVWRTGANENTLFTVTDDVLINGEELKAGTYGMHTIPGEEEWVIIFSNFNEAWGSFFYDESEDALRITVPAEEMDSKYEWMKFSFSDYTSNSVEISLKWAHRKIPFIVEIPMETTFAHIEKQFRTLPAFGWQGWVQGATYTLNNDYRTDKGLEWAERAAQRERNVQTLGLLGKMYVVNGDQEKGLEAAEELTSTWTDNWRSHYSAAEIYEEANDIERARSAYLKAADMADERSARVLRQRAEDLEE; from the coding sequence ATGAAAAAATTTCTTTTTACTCCAACATTATTACTCTTTTTTTGCACGATGATTAGCTATGCGCAGCTTCCTGTTTCCCTGGAATTGCCCAGATCAAGCCCAAAAGAATCAAGAAGTATAACTATTGGGTATACAACTATTACTCTTGAGTACAGTTCAGTAGGTATAAAAGATCGAGAAATTTGGGGAGGCTTAGTTCCGTTTGACCGTGTTTGGAGGACAGGTGCAAATGAGAACACATTGTTCACTGTAACGGATGATGTCTTAATCAATGGAGAAGAGCTAAAAGCAGGTACTTATGGAATGCATACTATTCCTGGTGAGGAAGAATGGGTGATTATATTCTCGAACTTCAATGAAGCATGGGGGAGTTTTTTCTATGATGAATCTGAGGATGCGCTTAGAATCACTGTTCCTGCTGAGGAAATGGATAGTAAATATGAATGGATGAAGTTTTCTTTTAGTGACTATACATCTAATTCTGTAGAAATCTCTTTGAAGTGGGCACACCGAAAAATTCCGTTCATAGTTGAAATACCAATGGAAACAACCTTTGCCCATATTGAAAAACAATTTCGAACTCTTCCGGCTTTCGGATGGCAAGGGTGGGTACAAGGGGCTACCTATACGTTGAATAACGATTATAGAACAGATAAAGGATTAGAATGGGCAGAAAGAGCTGCTCAAAGAGAAAGAAATGTACAGACCCTTGGATTGCTAGGAAAAATGTACGTCGTTAATGGAGACCAAGAAAAGGGTTTAGAAGCTGCAGAAGAACTGACAAGTACCTGGACTGACAATTGGAGGTCTCATTACTCAGCAGCCGAAATATATGAAGAAGCAAACGACATAGAACGTGCTAGGTCTGCATATCTAAAAGCTGCTGATATGGCGGATGAACGCTCAGCCAGAGTACTTCGGCAAAGAGCTGAAGATTTGGAAGAGTAG
- a CDS encoding M23 family metallopeptidase, whose translation MKFTLLFLFIPSLILAQESKSVELYNVEKEDKIEVFVKNDNIFPITLQVEMDFSNLRPSQGLPLTEVIDAKADIKILELFPIKQHGGWELETSYRFFMGSIFADHTDDFVYRLPYRLGTQRRVSQGYNGQFSHTGSLRYSVDFQMPEGTQIYAARSGIVVETEESYREGGDDKYYIDKANYITVLHDDGTFSEYSHLRPNGVVVSVGQRIRTGQLIGYSGTTGYTTGPHLHFNVKRVVQDGRYITIPVKFATREGNIQLIEGENYRAL comes from the coding sequence ATGAAATTTACTTTACTATTTCTATTCATCCCTTCACTAATATTAGCCCAGGAGAGCAAAAGTGTAGAGTTATATAATGTTGAGAAGGAGGATAAGATTGAGGTATTTGTAAAGAATGACAACATCTTTCCTATTACGCTTCAGGTAGAAATGGATTTTTCTAATCTTAGACCTTCTCAAGGTCTTCCTTTAACGGAAGTAATAGATGCGAAAGCGGATATCAAGATTTTGGAACTTTTTCCAATTAAACAACATGGCGGTTGGGAATTAGAGACTTCGTACAGGTTTTTTATGGGAAGTATTTTTGCTGATCATACAGATGATTTTGTATATCGACTCCCATATCGGTTAGGAACTCAAAGAAGAGTATCTCAGGGTTATAACGGTCAATTCTCTCACACGGGTAGTCTCAGATATTCAGTTGATTTTCAAATGCCGGAAGGGACTCAGATATATGCTGCCCGATCGGGTATTGTAGTAGAAACAGAAGAGAGCTATCGAGAGGGAGGAGATGACAAGTATTATATTGATAAAGCAAATTATATAACCGTTCTGCATGATGATGGTACATTCTCTGAGTACTCACATCTAAGACCTAATGGTGTAGTAGTTTCGGTTGGGCAAAGGATAAGAACAGGACAGTTGATTGGGTATTCAGGAACGACCGGGTATACTACCGGACCGCATCTTCATTTCAACGTTAAGCGGGTAGTCCAGGATGGCCGGTATATAACTATCCCGGTAAAATTTGCTACAAGAGAAGGAAATATCCAGCTTATAGAAGGGGAGAACTACCGGGCGCTTTAG